The following coding sequences are from one Bradyrhizobium sp. WSM471 window:
- the bfr gene encoding bacterioferritin, translating to MQGDAKVIDYLNKALRHELTAINQYWLHYRFLDNWGLRDMSKVWRKESIEEMEHADKLTERILFFDGFPNMQVLDPLRIGQNVKEIIECDLAAEMSARALYQEAATYCHSVKDYVTRDLFEKLMSDEEHHIDFLETQLDLIGRIGLELYTQKHVGGLEGEGH from the coding sequence ATGCAGGGCGACGCAAAAGTTATCGACTATCTCAACAAGGCACTGCGTCACGAGCTGACTGCGATCAACCAGTACTGGCTGCACTACCGCTTCCTCGACAATTGGGGCCTGCGGGACATGTCCAAGGTCTGGCGCAAGGAGTCCATCGAGGAGATGGAGCACGCCGACAAGCTCACCGAGCGGATCCTGTTCTTCGACGGCTTCCCGAACATGCAGGTGCTCGATCCCTTGCGTATCGGCCAGAACGTCAAGGAGATCATCGAGTGCGATCTCGCCGCCGAGATGAGCGCGCGGGCGCTCTACCAGGAAGCGGCGACCTACTGTCATAGCGTCAAGGACTACGTCACGCGCGACCTGTTCGAGAAGCTGATGAGCGACGAGGAGCACCACATCGACTTCCTCGAGACCCAGCTCGACCTGATCGGCCGCATCGGCCTCGAGCTCTACACCCAGAAGCACGTCGGCGGGCTCGAGGGCGAGGGACATTAG
- a CDS encoding bacterioferritin-associated ferredoxin, producing the protein MIVCSCNVLSDDDIRAAVAESDDAVRHAKQVYGCLGCSAECGRCARTIKTIIDEALGPCATSCCSGCPHNHSVAANDETAQPAEFALAAC; encoded by the coding sequence ATGATCGTTTGTTCCTGTAACGTGCTGAGCGATGACGACATCCGCGCCGCCGTCGCCGAGTCCGACGACGCCGTGCGCCACGCCAAGCAGGTCTATGGCTGTCTCGGCTGTAGCGCCGAATGCGGCCGCTGCGCCCGGACGATCAAGACCATTATCGACGAAGCGCTCGGCCCCTGTGCCACGTCCTGCTGCTCCGGCTGTCCGCACAATCACAGTGTGGCCGCCAATGACGAGACGGCCCAGCCGGCCGAGTTTGCCCTCGCGGCCTGCTGA
- a CDS encoding lytic murein transglycosylase, with the protein MMRRVLVAAVIMITCGLSPARAADAAFTQFIASLWPEAEAAGVSRATFERETRGLEPDYKLPDLILPGRPATGAPSQAEFVQVPADYVREASIARLAGEGQRLLQKYRQALTEIEKSSGVPATVMLAIWGRETDYGRYTLPYDLVRVLATQAYVGRRKDTYRNEFILSLKILGDGVVTRKDMRSSWAGATGLTQFLPSEYYKHGVDFDRDGRIDIWHSVPDALASAAQQLVNKGWQSGVRWAYEVQAPAKVDCTVGVPEVTKPIGQWLREGFVPVRGQKLTAAEQAQPASLLQPEGIYGPSFLTTKNYFVIKEYNFSDLYVLFVGHLADRMTSPQPFATPWSASKQLRTKDVEAMQRGLTRVGFYKDKIDGKAGMQTRAALGAYQKSAGLKVDCWPSEEVLRSIQATR; encoded by the coding sequence ATGATGCGGCGAGTGCTCGTAGCTGCGGTGATCATGATCACCTGCGGCCTGTCGCCCGCCCGCGCCGCCGACGCCGCCTTCACGCAGTTCATCGCCTCGCTCTGGCCGGAGGCGGAGGCCGCCGGCGTGTCGCGCGCGACGTTCGAGCGAGAGACGCGTGGGCTCGAGCCTGATTACAAGCTGCCCGATCTGATCCTGCCGGGGCGGCCCGCGACCGGGGCGCCGTCGCAGGCCGAGTTCGTGCAGGTGCCGGCCGACTATGTCAGGGAGGCCTCGATCGCGCGGCTTGCGGGCGAGGGGCAGCGGCTGCTGCAAAAATATCGTCAGGCCCTGACCGAGATCGAGAAAAGCTCCGGCGTGCCCGCCACCGTCATGCTGGCGATCTGGGGCCGTGAGACCGACTACGGCCGTTATACGTTGCCTTACGATCTCGTCCGCGTGCTGGCGACGCAGGCCTATGTGGGCCGCCGCAAGGACACCTATCGCAACGAGTTCATCCTCTCGCTCAAAATTCTCGGCGACGGCGTGGTGACACGCAAGGACATGCGCTCGTCCTGGGCCGGCGCGACCGGGCTCACGCAATTCCTGCCGTCCGAATATTACAAGCACGGCGTCGATTTCGATCGTGACGGCCGCATCGACATCTGGCACTCGGTGCCGGATGCGCTGGCATCCGCCGCCCAGCAGCTCGTCAACAAGGGTTGGCAGAGCGGCGTACGCTGGGCTTACGAGGTGCAGGCACCGGCCAAGGTCGATTGCACCGTCGGCGTGCCCGAGGTGACGAAGCCGATCGGCCAGTGGCTGCGCGAAGGCTTTGTGCCGGTGCGCGGACAAAAGCTCACCGCCGCCGAGCAGGCACAGCCGGCTTCGCTGCTGCAACCGGAAGGCATCTACGGCCCGTCCTTCCTGACCACGAAGAACTACTTCGTGATCAAGGAATACAATTTCTCCGATCTCTACGTGCTGTTCGTCGGCCATCTCGCCGACCGCATGACGAGCCCGCAACCGTTCGCGACGCCGTGGTCTGCCTCGAAGCAATTGCGAACCAAGGACGTCGAGGCGATGCAGCGCGGGCTCACACGCGTCGGATTCTACAAGGACAAGATAGACGGCAAGGCCGGCATGCAGACGCGCGCTGCGCTCGGCGCCTACCAGAAGTCGGCAGGGCTCAAGGTCGATTGCTGGCCGAGCGAAGAGGTGCTGCGCTCGATCCAGGCGACGCGATAA
- the ettA gene encoding energy-dependent translational throttle protein EttA: MARQFIYFMQGLTKSYPTRKVLDNIHLSFYPDAKIGVLGVNGSGKSTLLKIMAGLDKEYNGEAWVAQGARVGYLEQEPHLDPALSVRENVMLGVAKQKAILDRYNELAMNYSEETADEMTKLQDEIEAQGLWDLDSKVDQAMDALRCPPDDADVSKLSGGERRRVALCKLLLDQPELLLLDEPTNHLDAESVSWLEGHLRNYPGAILIVTHDRYFLDNVTSWILELDRGKGIPYEGNYSSWLQQKQKRLEQEGREDAAHQKTLAREQEWIASSPKARQAKSKARYQRYDELLKQASEKQTQTAQITIPVAERLGQNVVDFEGLSKGFGDRMLIEDLTFKLPPGGIVGVIGANGAGKTTLFRMITKQEEPDKGTITVGESVHLGYVDQSRDALDGSKNVWEEISGGNELILLGKREVNSRGYCSSFNFKGADQQKKVGALSGGERNRVHLAKMLKSGANVLLLDEPTNDLDVDTLRALEEALEDFAGCAVIISHDRWFLDRIATHILAFEGDSHVEWFEGNFQDYEKDKMRRLGQDSIIPHRVKYKKLTR, translated from the coding sequence ATGGCGCGCCAGTTCATCTATTTCATGCAAGGCCTGACCAAGAGCTACCCGACCCGGAAGGTGCTCGATAACATCCATCTGTCGTTCTATCCGGACGCCAAGATCGGCGTGCTCGGTGTCAACGGCTCGGGCAAGTCGACGCTGCTCAAGATTATGGCTGGCCTCGACAAGGAGTACAACGGCGAGGCCTGGGTCGCCCAGGGCGCCCGCGTCGGCTATCTCGAGCAGGAGCCGCATCTCGATCCGGCACTCAGCGTGCGCGAGAACGTCATGCTGGGCGTCGCCAAGCAGAAGGCCATCCTCGATCGCTACAACGAGCTGGCGATGAACTACTCCGAGGAGACCGCCGACGAGATGACCAAGCTGCAGGACGAGATCGAGGCCCAGGGCCTCTGGGATCTCGACAGCAAGGTCGACCAGGCCATGGACGCGCTGCGCTGTCCGCCCGACGATGCCGACGTGTCGAAACTCTCCGGCGGTGAGCGCCGCCGCGTCGCGCTGTGCAAGCTGCTGCTCGACCAGCCCGAGCTCCTGCTGCTGGACGAGCCGACCAACCATCTCGATGCGGAGTCGGTGTCGTGGCTGGAAGGGCATCTGCGCAACTATCCCGGCGCGATCCTGATCGTCACCCATGACCGCTACTTCCTCGACAACGTCACGAGCTGGATCCTTGAGCTCGATCGCGGCAAGGGCATCCCCTACGAGGGCAATTACTCGTCCTGGCTGCAGCAGAAGCAGAAGCGGCTGGAGCAGGAGGGCCGCGAGGACGCTGCGCATCAAAAGACGCTGGCCCGCGAGCAGGAATGGATCGCGTCCTCGCCGAAAGCCCGCCAGGCCAAATCCAAGGCGCGCTATCAGCGCTATGACGAACTGTTGAAACAGGCGAGCGAAAAGCAGACACAGACCGCGCAGATCACGATTCCAGTGGCCGAGCGCCTAGGTCAGAACGTGGTCGATTTCGAAGGCCTCAGCAAAGGCTTCGGCGATCGCATGCTGATCGAGGATCTCACTTTCAAGCTGCCGCCCGGCGGTATCGTCGGCGTGATCGGCGCCAACGGCGCCGGCAAGACCACGCTGTTCAGGATGATCACCAAGCAGGAAGAGCCGGACAAGGGCACCATCACGGTCGGCGAGAGCGTTCACCTCGGTTACGTCGACCAGTCGCGCGACGCACTCGATGGCAGCAAGAACGTGTGGGAGGAGATCTCCGGCGGCAACGAGCTGATCCTGCTCGGCAAGAGGGAAGTCAATTCACGCGGCTATTGTTCGTCGTTCAACTTCAAGGGCGCCGACCAGCAGAAGAAAGTCGGCGCGCTCTCCGGCGGTGAACGCAACCGCGTGCACCTTGCGAAAATGCTGAAATCCGGCGCCAACGTTCTGCTGCTCGACGAGCCGACCAACGACCTCGACGTCGACACACTGCGTGCGCTCGAAGAGGCTCTGGAAGATTTCGCCGGCTGCGCCGTCATCATCAGCCATGATCGCTGGTTCCTCGATCGCATCGCGACCCACATCCTGGCCTTCGAAGGCGACAGCCATGTCGAATGGTTCGAGGGCAACTTCCAGGACTACGAGAAGGACAAGATGCGCCGGCTTGGCCAGGACAGCATCATCCCGCACCGGGTGAAGTACAAGAAGCTGACGCGGTGA